The Deinococcus carri genome segment GCGTCCTCACGCTGAACGCCGACTTTGCCAGCGCCGATCCGCAGCGGCTGGCCGCCCTGGCCCGGCGCGAGGGAGTGGACCTGCTCACCCTTCAGGAGGCCCTGGGCCGGGACCGGCGGGTAGTCTACGAGGCGCGGGTGCGGGCGGCCTTCCCCGGCTGGAGCCTCACCCGCCACGACGAGCTGCTCACGCTCTCGCGCCTGCCCGTGCTGACCTCGCGGGCCGTGACCTTTCCGCGCTCGCCCCACGCCGTCCTGCTGACGCGCGTGCGGGTCGGGGATCAGGCCGTCACGGTCGTCAATACGCACCTGCCCACGCTGGCCCTGCTGCCCAGCGCGAGTGACATCCGCCTCCGCCGTTCCCTAGCAGCGCGCATGAGCCGCCGCCTCGCCGTGCGGCGGGACTTCGTGGGTGTCATGGCAGGCGTGCTGCGGGAGGCCCCCGGCCCGGTCATCCTCGCGGGGGACCTGAACGCCCCGCCGCGCGGCGAACTGCACACGCGGCTGGAGGCGCTGGGCCTGACCGACACCTTCCGGGCGGCAGGCAGCGGCCCCGGCTTCACCCACCACGCCCGCTTCGGCCACTCGCGGATTGACTACGTGTGGGCGCGGGGGGCCGCTGCCGTCCAGACCTCCACCCTCCCCGACGTGCTGAGTGACCACCGGGCACTGCTGGCCGAGGTGCGGCTGACCCCTCGATAGGAAGGGGGCCGCGAGCATCCGCCCCGGCCCCCTTTCCCCTAACCCCTCACTCAGTCCCGCCCGACGTTCCGCAGGAAGGCAGGAATGTCGTAGTCCTTGGGGTCGTAGCTGCTGCCGCCCGACTGGCCGCGCACCGGCCGCACGATGGTGTCGATGCTGGTGCCGCGGCTGCCCGCCTTGCCCAGCCCCAGGCCGGTGGGGAAGGTCCCCTCGTTGAAGCCGGTGGCGATGACAGTGACGCGCACCTCGTCCCCGGCGGCCTCGTCGGGCGTGATGCCGAAGAGGATGTCGGGGTCCTCGAAGCCGGTGGCCTCGCGGATCTTTTCCACGATCTCGTTGGCGTCGGTCATGGAAAGGTCGAAGCTGCCCGTCACGTTGATCAGGATGCGGCGGGCACCCTCGATGCCGCGCTCCAGCAGCGGGGAGTGGATGGCGCTCATGGCGGCTTCCTCGGCCACCTTCTCGCCGCGGCCCGCGCCGATGCCCATCAGCACCGTACCCGAGTTGGAGAGCATGTTGCGCACGTCCGCGAAGTCGAGGTTGATCATGCCTTCCACGTTGATCACGTCGCTGATGCCCTTGACGCCGTAGTACAGCACGCGGTCGGCGATCAGAAAGGCCTCGCGGAAGCTGACCTTCTTGTCCACCGCTGTGAGCAACTTCTCGTTGTTCACCACGATCATGCCGTCCACGCGCTCGGTCAGCTTGGCGATGCCCTCTTCGGCCACGCGCTGGCGCTTGGGTCCCTCGAACTTGAAGGGCCGGGTCACGATGGCGACCGTCAGGATGCCCATCTCGCGGGCGATCTCGGCCACGACCGGCGCGCTGCCCGTGCCGGTGCCGCCGCCCATCCCGGCCGTGATAAACAGCATGTCGGTGCCGTCGAGGTATTCCTTGATGCGCTCGCGGTCCTCCAGGGCAGCCTTCTCGCCCACCTCGGGGTCGGCCCCGGCTCCCAGGCCGCGTGTCAGGCGGTCGCCGAGCTGGATCCGGACCTCGGCGTGGCTCTTGGCGAGCACCTGCGCGTCGGTGTTCCCGGCGACGAATTCGACGCCCTCGAGTCCCGATTCGATCATGCGGTTCACGGCATTGTTCCCCGCCCCACCCAAGCCAATCACGCGAATTCTGGCCGCTTGCATCATGTCTCCTTAGGGCAGCGGCCCGCCTCTGGGGGCGACCACTGTCATGCGCTGTAGTTTAACGTAGCGTAACGCCCAAAACCCGAACATCCAGAACCTGAAGACCCAGAACTTGAAGACCCAGAACCTGCCAGAAGTCATCCGGCAGGGGAAGGAGGCTTACAACCAGTCCTTGAAGATGCCCTTCATGCGCTCCATGAAGCTGCCCTTGTCCTTTTTCTGGGGTTCGGGAGCCGGGGCGGGAGCGGGCGTCACAACCGTGACCTCCGGCTGCACCGCCGCCTGCGGGCCGCTGCCCTTGCCGCTGGTCGGGGCCGGGGCGGGCGCAGGTGCGGGGGCCAGTTCGGGTTCGTCGCGGAAGACCGAGAGGGGCACCTTGCCGTCCTGCCCGATGCCGTACAGCACCAAGCCGACGCCGGTCGAGTGCGCGGGGCCACTCACGATGTCGGTCAGGCCGCCGATCCCGCGCGGGCGGCCCAGGCGTACCGGCAGGCGGAAGCGGTCGCGGGCCAGTTCGGGCGTGCCGCGCAGCAGGCTCGCGCCGCCGGTCAGGACCACGCCCTGCGCGACCAGTTCCACCGGGCCGAGGGCCTGATCGATCTCGTCGCGGATCATGCCGAAAATCTCCGCGAGGCGCGGTTTGATGATGCGCGAGAGTTCAAAGGCGCTGATGGCGTGCGTGGCCCCGTTCGCGCTGGTGATCTCCAGCGTGAGGTCGGGGTCGGCCAGCTCGGGAACGGCGGCCCCGTAGCGGTGCTTGACATTCTCGGCCTCCTCGTGCGGAATCTTGAGAATCTGCGCGAGGTCGTTGGTCACGTGCTCGCCGCCGATGGGAATGACGGCCGAGTGCGCGAGGTTGCCGCGCTTGAACACGCCCACGTCGGTGGTGCCGCCCCCCATATCGATCACGATGACCGTCTGTGCCTGCTCGGCGGCCTCCAGCGTGGCGAGACCCGAGGCCAGCGCCTGAAGTACGAAGCCCTCGACCTTCAGCCCCGCCTCCTGCACGCAGCGGCGCAGGTTCAGCAGCGGCCCGGCGGTCCCGGCCACGATATGCACGTCCACCTCCAGCCGGACGCCGTGCATCCCGACCGGGTTCTTGATGCCCTCCTGGCCGTCGACGACGTATTCCTGCGGCAGCGTGTGGATGATTTCCAGATTGGGGTCCAGCGGCACGGCCCGCGCGTTCTCGATGGCGCGGTCCACGTCGGCCTGGGTGATTTCCTGATTGCGGCGGATGGCGGCGAGGCCGTGGCTGGTGATGGCCTTGGCGTGGTTGCCCGCGACCGACACGAAGACGGTCTGCACCCGCACGCCACTCACGCGCTCGGCGTTCTGCACCGACTGCCGGATGGCCTGGGTGGCGCGTTCCAGATTCACGACGGCACCGCGTTTCATGCCCTCGCTGGGCACGCTGCCCTCACCGATGATGTCGACGGTGCCATTCGGCGCGACCTCGCCGATGACGGTGGTGATCTTGGTGGTGCCGATATCCAGCCCCACGATAATCGGGTTGTCCTTCATTCCTGGACGCTCACCCCCCAGGGGTAGATGTGGATTTCTTTGCTGGGATATTGCACGACGGCCCCAGCATACTTCAGCAGATTGTTGAGGTCGCCACTCCAGACCGTGCCGCTGGCAGTGTGGGCCGTGATGCCCGAAGGCGTGTAAGCGACCGACTGAACATTGTAACGCTGTAAGGCGCGGGCGACGAACAGCGCGTCTTTCACCCGGCCCGGTCCCCAGCCGCTCAGCAGCGGCAACGCCCCCACCCCGGCCGCCCCCGGCAGCACCCGGCCGTCCTCGGCCAGCGTCACGACGCGGCCGTCGGGCCGCTGCCAGCGCGCGAAGGGGACGCGCTCGGTCACCCGGACCTCCACCGTGTCCGGAAAGCGCCGCGTGACCACTGCGGAACGAATCCAGGGACTGCGCGCGAGCTTCTGCGCCCGCCACGCCCCGTAGTACGGCCACGCGAAACCCGGGGTCAGGCCCGCGAGTTGCCGCACCTGCGCCTCCGAGAGCCGCCCGTTGCCCTCGACCTTGACGGTGCGGATGGGCAGCGCGAACCAGCTCGCCGCCAGCAGCCCGGCCACCAGCACGGCCCCCAGGCCCCACCACACGCGGCCCCAGTTCACCCTGCGGCGCGGCGGCGGTGCAGACTCGGCGGGTTCCTCGGGCGGGGGGGGCGGCGCTGGGTCGGTGGTCACGGGGTCCGGCACGTCGGCGACCACAGTGATTCTGCGGTTCCTGGCGCGCGGTGAAGGGTCGGTCATGGGGCCTATCCTGCCATGAGCGGTCGGCCGTCAGCTATCAGCGGTCAGCTTGGTGCAAAGAGGCTGGGGCTGTTGCCCAAGACGAAGACGTGCGGGACGCCTTTTCCCAGCGTCCGGCAGCCGTTTTGCTGGCGGCTGAAAGCTGACCGCTGAGAGCTTCCCCTTCAGCCCTGTTCGGGCCACAGTTCGTATTCCAGCTCCAGCGGTACGCCCACGCGCTCCCGGATCAGGGAGAGCAGGGCGTGAACGTCGCGGCTGCTCGCGCCCCCCAGGTTCACGATGAAGTTGGCATGTTCGGGGGCGATCATCGCGTTGCCGACGCGGGTGCTCTTGAGGCCCGCCTCGTCGATGAGCCGCCCCGCCGAGACGCCGCCGGGGTTCTTGAAGGCGCAGCCGGGTGTCTTCATCTTGGGCTGGCCCTTGCGGGCGGTGTCGGCGAAGTCCATCTTCGCCAGGACTTCCTCCGGGGCGGCGCGGCGCAACTTCAGGCGCACGCGCGACACCACGTGGCCGCGCGGAATGCCGCTGCGGCGGTAGCCCCAGTCCAGGTCAAAGGGCGTGACCTGCCGCGTGCCCCCCGGCGTCACGATTTCCAGCGTGTGCAGGCCGTCGAACATCTCGCCGTAGCGGGTGCCCGCGTTCATCCACACGGCTCCGCCCACCTGTGCGGGAATGCCGACGGTGCCCTCCAGATTGGACAGCCCCAGCTTCTGGAGTTTGCGAATCAGGCCGGGGAGGGGCACACCGCCGCCCACCCAGCCGGTCACGACCGTTTCGCCGTCGCTCAGGGCGGGGTCGGGCGTCAGGTCGGTTTCCGCCAGCGGGCCGGTCAGGCGCAGGACGCGCTCGGGCACGCCCTCGTCAGCAATCACGAGGTTGCTGCCGCCGCCCAGGACGCGGTAGGGCTGCTCCATCGCCTCCGCGAGTTGCCCGGCGCTGCCCACGAACCAGACCTCGGCCTCGCCGCCCACGCCCAGCGTGGTGAAGCGCGCGAGCGGCAGGCGCTCGACCCGTGCGCCCGTGCGGCTGGAGGTGACAGGCAGCGTGGTCACGCGCCCACCCCCGCCAGTTCGCGCGAGAGCTTCCACACGTCGCCCGCACCCATCGTCACGATGATGTCGCCCGCGCCCGCCGTCTCGCGCAGGTAGCGCACGACCTCGCCGCGGTCGGGCAGGTAGCGCACGCCGGTATGCCCGCCCTGACTCATGCGGTCGCTGACCAGGGTGGCGTGAATGCCCGGAATCGGCGTCTCGGAGGCGGCGGCTATGTCCAGCAGCAGCACCTCGTCGGCGGCCATCAGGGCGTCGGCCAGGCGGGGCCAGGACTGCTGGGTGCGGAGGTAGCGGTGGGGCTGGAACACCACCCGCACCCGCCGCCCGGTCTGCCGCGCGGCCTGCACCGCCGCCGCGACCTTGGTGGCGTTGTGTGCGTAGTCGTCGACCACCAGCGCCCCGTTCAGTTCCCCGATGCGCTGCCAGCGGCGGCCCGGTCCCCGGAAGGCGGCCAGCGCGGCGGCGGCGGCCCCGAAGTCCCCGCCGTACAGGTCGGTCACGGCCAGCGCGGCGAGGGCGTTCAGCACGTTGTGGGTGCCGGGCAGCCCGACCCGCGCCTCGCCCAGCGGCTCGCCCCGGCGCAGGACCGTGAAGGTGGTGCCGTCGGCGTCGGGGCGCAGGTCCGCGGCGCGGTAGTCGGCTCCCTCGGCCTGGCCGTAGCTCAGGCGTTCCCGTGCCCCCGCGCTCAGCTCCGCCAGGCCCGGCCAGTCGGCGCAGTACAGCACCCGCCGGGCCTGCCCCACGAAGCGCGCGAAGCCCGCGTGCTGTTCCTCCACCGTCTCCCAGTAGGTGGCCTGGTTGCCGCCCACGTGGTCGTCCTCGGCGTTCGTGAAGACGGCCGTCTCGCATGCGAGGGCCGCGAAGCCCCGGTCGGACTCGTCCACCTCGGCCACGAAGGGACCCTCTCCCAGGCGGGCATTGCTGCCGAACTCGGGCACGATGCCACCCACGAAGGCGGCCGGGTCCAGGCCCGCGCCCTGCATTGCCACGGCGATCATGGAGGTGGTGGTGGTCTTGCCGTGCGTGCCCACCACGCCCACCGAGGGGGACGCCCGCAGCAGCTCGCCTAACAGGGCCATGCGGGGCCGCACCTCCACTCCCGCCGCCCGCGCCGCCACCAGTTCCGGGTGGTCCTTGGGCACCGCTTCGGAGGCAATCAGCACGTCCACGCCCTGCACGTGGGCGGGGTCGTGGCCGGTCGCCACGGGGATGCCCTCGCGCACGAGTTGCTCGGTGAGTTCGGAGGGCTGCTCGTCGCAGCCGCTCACCTGCACCCCCCGCGCCGCGAGCAGCCGCGCGAAGGCACTCACGCCGATGCCGCCGATGCCCATCAGGTGATAGTGGGGTCGGGAGAGGGGGTCGGGGCGGGAGGCCGGTTCGGGGGAGCGGGGGGAAGAGTCAGTCATGGTTATGAAGGTCCGGGGCACCTGGAAGCGGGGCGCTCAGCGCAACTGCCGCTCCACGAGGTCGGCAAAACGGCCCGCGGCACCGGCGGGCGAGCGCCGCAGGGCGGCTTCCCGCATCGCCGCGCGCGTGCCGGGCACCGCACACTCTAGCACCGCACTGGCCAGTTCCCCGGCCAGCCTGCTCTGCTCGGCCACCCGCCCGGCCCCCGCCTCCTGCACGCTGAGGGCGTTGTGGTACTGGTGGTTCTCCGCCGATTCGGGCAGCGGCACCATCACCAGCGGCACGCCGTGGAAGGCCGCCTCCGCCAGCGTGCCCGTCCCCGCGCGGGTAATCGCCAGGTCGGAGGCCGACCATGCTGCCACCGCATCCGTGTAGCCCACGGGCCGGTACCAGGGCAGGTCGGCCACCCGCGGGGCCACCTCGTCCAGCCAGCGCGGCCCGGTGGAATGCAGCACCTGTACGGGGCCTTCCGGCGAGCGGCCCTGCGGCCCGAACACCTCGCGCAGAATGTTGGGCACGGCGTTATTCAGTGCGAGCGACCCCTGCGAGCCGCCCATCACCAGCAGGGTGAGGGGGCCTTCCCGCAGGCCCAGCCGCGCCAGCGCCTCGGTACGCGGCAGACGCTCCTCGCGGACGGGCATCCCGACCATCGTCGCCTTGTTCTCGGGCAGCCCGATAACTGTGGGGTACGCTGTGCCCACCGCCCGCGCCCGCCCCACCGCCAGCCGCTGCGTGAGGCCCAGGCGGGCGTTCTGCTCGTGCAGGACGGTGGGGAGGCCCAGGCTCTGCGCGGCCAGCACGCCGGGCAGGCTGGCAAAGCCCCCGAAGCCCACGACCGCGCCCGGCCCGGCCTCCTTCAGAAAGGCCCGCGCCTCCGCCACGCCGCGCACGGCCCGCAGCAGTTCGCGGGGGTCGGGGCGGCCCTGCCCGCTGCGGGCAAGCTTCCCGGCGTCCACCCCGTGAAACGCGAGGCCCTGTTCGGCGGCCACCCGTTCCTCCATGCCGCCCCGCTGTCCCAGCAGCACCGCGTCATGCCCCCGCGCCATCAGTTCCCGTGCGGTGGCGACCGCCGGGTAGATGTGCCCCCCGGTGCCTCCCGTTGCCATCA includes the following:
- a CDS encoding endonuclease/exonuclease/phosphatase family protein, which gives rise to MTGQSRRLPALSLAFALLALGWGLLTRARSETWWWVAGLDSLPPQLLLPVPLGLAWAAWRKRRWAWAALNVAMVLAFTAGQVGFVLPHVGTEASGVPLRVLTLNADFASADPQRLAALARREGVDLLTLQEALGRDRRVVYEARVRAAFPGWSLTRHDELLTLSRLPVLTSRAVTFPRSPHAVLLTRVRVGDQAVTVVNTHLPTLALLPSASDIRLRRSLAARMSRRLAVRRDFVGVMAGVLREAPGPVILAGDLNAPPRGELHTRLEALGLTDTFRAAGSGPGFTHHARFGHSRIDYVWARGAAAVQTSTLPDVLSDHRALLAEVRLTPR
- the ftsZ gene encoding cell division protein FtsZ; the protein is MQAARIRVIGLGGAGNNAVNRMIESGLEGVEFVAGNTDAQVLAKSHAEVRIQLGDRLTRGLGAGADPEVGEKAALEDRERIKEYLDGTDMLFITAGMGGGTGTGSAPVVAEIAREMGILTVAIVTRPFKFEGPKRQRVAEEGIAKLTERVDGMIVVNNEKLLTAVDKKVSFREAFLIADRVLYYGVKGISDVINVEGMINLDFADVRNMLSNSGTVLMGIGAGRGEKVAEEAAMSAIHSPLLERGIEGARRILINVTGSFDLSMTDANEIVEKIREATGFEDPDILFGITPDEAAGDEVRVTVIATGFNEGTFPTGLGLGKAGSRGTSIDTIVRPVRGQSGGSSYDPKDYDIPAFLRNVGRD
- the ftsA gene encoding cell division protein FtsA; this encodes MKDNPIIVGLDIGTTKITTVIGEVAPNGTVDIIGEGSVPSEGMKRGAVVNLERATQAIRQSVQNAERVSGVRVQTVFVSVAGNHAKAITSHGLAAIRRNQEITQADVDRAIENARAVPLDPNLEIIHTLPQEYVVDGQEGIKNPVGMHGVRLEVDVHIVAGTAGPLLNLRRCVQEAGLKVEGFVLQALASGLATLEAAEQAQTVIVIDMGGGTTDVGVFKRGNLAHSAVIPIGGEHVTNDLAQILKIPHEEAENVKHRYGAAVPELADPDLTLEITSANGATHAISAFELSRIIKPRLAEIFGMIRDEIDQALGPVELVAQGVVLTGGASLLRGTPELARDRFRLPVRLGRPRGIGGLTDIVSGPAHSTGVGLVLYGIGQDGKVPLSVFRDEPELAPAPAPAPAPTSGKGSGPQAAVQPEVTVVTPAPAPAPEPQKKDKGSFMERMKGIFKDWL
- a CDS encoding cell division protein FtsQ/DivIB, producing the protein MTDPSPRARNRRITVVADVPDPVTTDPAPPPPPEEPAESAPPPRRRVNWGRVWWGLGAVLVAGLLAASWFALPIRTVKVEGNGRLSEAQVRQLAGLTPGFAWPYYGAWRAQKLARSPWIRSAVVTRRFPDTVEVRVTERVPFARWQRPDGRVVTLAEDGRVLPGAAGVGALPLLSGWGPGRVKDALFVARALQRYNVQSVAYTPSGITAHTASGTVWSGDLNNLLKYAGAVVQYPSKEIHIYPWGVSVQE
- a CDS encoding UDP-N-acetylmuramate dehydrogenase, whose translation is MTTLPVTSSRTGARVERLPLARFTTLGVGGEAEVWFVGSAGQLAEAMEQPYRVLGGGSNLVIADEGVPERVLRLTGPLAETDLTPDPALSDGETVVTGWVGGGVPLPGLIRKLQKLGLSNLEGTVGIPAQVGGAVWMNAGTRYGEMFDGLHTLEIVTPGGTRQVTPFDLDWGYRRSGIPRGHVVSRVRLKLRRAAPEEVLAKMDFADTARKGQPKMKTPGCAFKNPGGVSAGRLIDEAGLKSTRVGNAMIAPEHANFIVNLGGASSRDVHALLSLIRERVGVPLELEYELWPEQG
- the murC gene encoding UDP-N-acetylmuramate--L-alanine ligase, translated to MTDSSPRSPEPASRPDPLSRPHYHLMGIGGIGVSAFARLLAARGVQVSGCDEQPSELTEQLVREGIPVATGHDPAHVQGVDVLIASEAVPKDHPELVAARAAGVEVRPRMALLGELLRASPSVGVVGTHGKTTTTSMIAVAMQGAGLDPAAFVGGIVPEFGSNARLGEGPFVAEVDESDRGFAALACETAVFTNAEDDHVGGNQATYWETVEEQHAGFARFVGQARRVLYCADWPGLAELSAGARERLSYGQAEGADYRAADLRPDADGTTFTVLRRGEPLGEARVGLPGTHNVLNALAALAVTDLYGGDFGAAAAALAAFRGPGRRWQRIGELNGALVVDDYAHNATKVAAAVQAARQTGRRVRVVFQPHRYLRTQQSWPRLADALMAADEVLLLDIAAASETPIPGIHATLVSDRMSQGGHTGVRYLPDRGEVVRYLRETAGAGDIIVTMGAGDVWKLSRELAGVGA
- the murG gene encoding undecaprenyldiphospho-muramoylpentapeptide beta-N-acetylglucosaminyltransferase, with protein sequence MSLVVMATGGTGGHIYPAVATARELMARGHDAVLLGQRGGMEERVAAEQGLAFHGVDAGKLARSGQGRPDPRELLRAVRGVAEARAFLKEAGPGAVVGFGGFASLPGVLAAQSLGLPTVLHEQNARLGLTQRLAVGRARAVGTAYPTVIGLPENKATMVGMPVREERLPRTEALARLGLREGPLTLLVMGGSQGSLALNNAVPNILREVFGPQGRSPEGPVQVLHSTGPRWLDEVAPRVADLPWYRPVGYTDAVAAWSASDLAITRAGTGTLAEAAFHGVPLVMVPLPESAENHQYHNALSVQEAGAGRVAEQSRLAGELASAVLECAVPGTRAAMREAALRRSPAGAAGRFADLVERQLR